A DNA window from candidate division KSB1 bacterium contains the following coding sequences:
- a CDS encoding type II toxin-antitoxin system VapC family toxin encodes MGSYYFDSSGLAKPYVKETGSAWVESLTDLASGNEIIISLATGAEVAAAICKRARTGALKPADATIALTTFKTEFKTHYFLVNLSNPIIDRAMNLAEKHGLKGYDSIQLATALELQADRSLTAAPPLTFVSADDKLNTVAQAEGLLVENPNHHP; translated from the coding sequence ATGGGTTCATACTATTTCGACAGCAGTGGCTTGGCGAAACCTTACGTCAAAGAGACTGGCAGTGCGTGGGTCGAGAGCTTGACAGATTTGGCTTCCGGCAATGAGATTATTATCTCGCTGGCTACCGGAGCTGAAGTCGCGGCAGCAATCTGCAAACGAGCTCGAACAGGCGCTCTCAAACCGGCTGATGCTACAATCGCTTTGACAACATTCAAAACGGAATTTAAAACGCATTATTTTCTTGTCAATCTTAGCAACCCGATCATTGACCGTGCTATGAATTTGGCAGAAAAGCATGGACTCAAAGGGTACGATTCAATTCAACTTGCGACAGCATTGGAATTACAGGCTGACCGGTCTCTAACAGCAGCACCTCCTTTGACTTTTGTATCGGCGGATGATAAGTTAAACACAGTCGCTCAAGCCGAAGGCTTGCTTGTCGAGAATCCAAACCATCATCCGTGA
- a CDS encoding BatD family protein, which yields MSTVIAIAFSPLYAQNVSVIASVDRTRIGLNEDFTLTVEISGGGSEPKLPEMNAFAALAGTSTSTSIQMINGRFSQSVTYHYTFFARTAGKFTIGAVEVESKGQVYRSQPIEIEIVAGGTSPSPQNPPGAGRGQAAPQGETSGLDGNLFLEATVDRRRVYQNEPLVVRYRIFTRLDIRNYGVASLPNYSGFWAEDFPMPQQPRLYNEVVDGLTYRVAEIKKTALFPQSVGRKKLEPLVLECEVQAPRRRSRDIFDDFFNDPFFARTMRQRISSRPVEIEILPLPEEGKPANFSGAVGNFSLTASVDRTQVKTNEAITLKVRASGAGNLKVLPDPPINLPADFEVYDPKVATNLSYENDQISGSKTWEYVVVPRFQGTHEMKPITLSYFDPRAKVYKTASTAPIMVTVEKGVGDFTSVVGGGATKEDVRLLGQDIRFISTAALPFKKINTVFYAQPMFLAMMMLPLAALLAAFVYQRHQEKLSTNVAYARSRRAGSMAQKQLAAAKKFLQKNEEKGFYAQVQHALMGFLANKLNIAEAGLITDEVERILNERQVKAEVIREYLACLHTCDFQRFAPAPSNGKAMQEFYEQARRALEAMERAL from the coding sequence GTGAGCACGGTGATAGCGATCGCGTTTTCACCATTGTACGCTCAAAACGTTTCCGTCATTGCCTCGGTTGATCGAACGCGCATCGGCTTGAATGAAGATTTTACTCTCACCGTCGAAATTTCCGGCGGCGGCAGCGAGCCTAAGCTTCCGGAGATGAACGCCTTTGCGGCATTGGCTGGCACCAGCACCTCCACCAGCATTCAAATGATCAACGGGCGTTTTTCGCAATCGGTGACTTACCATTACACTTTCTTTGCGCGAACCGCCGGGAAATTCACCATCGGTGCGGTGGAAGTCGAATCCAAGGGGCAAGTTTACCGCAGCCAGCCGATTGAGATCGAGATCGTTGCCGGCGGAACCTCTCCGTCGCCGCAAAACCCACCCGGCGCCGGCCGTGGCCAGGCGGCGCCACAAGGCGAAACCTCGGGTTTGGATGGCAATCTTTTTCTCGAAGCCACAGTCGATCGCCGCCGTGTTTATCAAAACGAACCGCTGGTGGTTCGCTATCGAATTTTTACGCGGCTGGACATCCGGAACTACGGCGTGGCTTCGCTTCCCAACTACTCGGGTTTTTGGGCGGAGGATTTTCCGATGCCGCAGCAGCCGCGCCTGTATAACGAGGTGGTCGATGGTTTGACCTATCGTGTCGCCGAAATCAAGAAAACTGCGCTGTTCCCGCAATCGGTTGGCCGCAAGAAACTCGAGCCGTTGGTGCTCGAATGCGAGGTGCAGGCGCCGCGCCGCCGCTCGCGGGATATTTTTGATGATTTTTTCAATGATCCTTTTTTTGCGCGCACGATGCGACAGCGGATTTCTTCGCGACCGGTTGAGATCGAAATTTTGCCTTTGCCGGAAGAAGGAAAACCGGCCAATTTCTCCGGTGCGGTTGGAAATTTTTCTTTGACGGCCAGCGTGGACCGCACGCAGGTCAAAACCAACGAAGCGATCACGCTGAAAGTTCGCGCCAGCGGCGCCGGCAACCTCAAAGTCCTGCCGGACCCGCCAATCAATCTGCCGGCGGATTTTGAAGTTTATGATCCGAAAGTGGCAACCAATCTCAGCTATGAGAACGATCAGATTTCCGGCAGCAAAACGTGGGAGTACGTTGTGGTACCGCGTTTTCAGGGCACGCATGAGATGAAACCCATCACCCTGAGTTATTTCGACCCGCGCGCCAAAGTTTACAAAACAGCCAGCACGGCGCCGATCATGGTGACGGTTGAAAAAGGCGTCGGTGATTTTACCTCGGTGGTGGGCGGTGGCGCGACAAAAGAAGACGTGCGTTTGCTCGGTCAGGATATTCGATTCATTTCAACGGCGGCGCTGCCGTTCAAAAAAATCAACACGGTGTTTTATGCGCAGCCGATGTTCCTGGCGATGATGATGCTGCCGCTGGCGGCGCTGCTGGCGGCATTCGTTTATCAACGCCATCAGGAAAAACTGAGCACGAACGTCGCGTATGCGCGCAGTCGCCGAGCCGGCAGCATGGCGCAAAAACAATTGGCCGCGGCCAAAAAGTTTTTGCAAAAAAATGAAGAAAAGGGATTTTATGCCCAGGTGCAGCACGCGCTCATGGGATTTCTCGCCAACAAGCTGAACATCGCGGAAGCCGGCTTGATCACGGACGAAGTGGAGCGGATTTTGAATGAACGGCAAGTCAAAGCGGAGGTGATTCGCGAATACCTCGCTTGCCTTCACACCTGTGACTTTCAACGTTTTGCGCCGGCGCCAAGTAACGGCAAGGCGATGCAGGAATTTTATGAGCAAGCGCGCCGCGCGCTCGAGGCGATGGAAAGGGCATTATGA
- a CDS encoding tetratricopeptide repeat protein produces the protein MKKHFSTLLLIAILTAVGASNSFAQGAGRRQVAEGNKYYSEGKFDEANDKYRDAEVSNPESPIVHFNIGDAFYKKRKYEEALQAYQKALQKSDEVPLQAQSYYNMGNTLFRLNKWPESILAYQQALKLNPNDQDAKYNLEYVRAKIKEHAQKQPQDQQQQQQQQQQEQQQQQSNSDQQNQQEQPQQDEKQQEQQKQAGQQKKDKEQLSKEDAARLLEALKNQEKEAQKQRQMKMQGRVRVEKDW, from the coding sequence ATGAAAAAACATTTTTCAACACTACTTTTGATCGCCATTTTGACCGCTGTTGGTGCCTCAAACTCGTTTGCTCAAGGCGCTGGGCGCCGTCAGGTAGCCGAGGGAAATAAATATTACTCTGAGGGCAAATTTGACGAGGCCAACGATAAATACCGCGATGCCGAGGTTTCAAACCCGGAATCGCCAATCGTTCATTTCAATATTGGCGACGCGTTTTATAAAAAGCGCAAATACGAAGAGGCCTTGCAAGCCTATCAAAAGGCACTGCAAAAAAGCGACGAGGTGCCATTGCAAGCGCAGTCTTATTATAACATGGGCAACACGCTGTTCCGTTTGAACAAATGGCCGGAAAGCATTTTGGCTTACCAGCAGGCGCTCAAGCTCAATCCCAACGATCAGGATGCCAAATATAATCTCGAATACGTGCGGGCCAAAATAAAAGAGCACGCGCAAAAGCAGCCACAGGATCAACAACAACAGCAACAGCAGCAGCAGCAAGAACAACAGCAGCAGCAATCAAACTCTGATCAACAGAATCAACAGGAGCAGCCGCAGCAGGATGAAAAACAACAAGAGCAGCAAAAGCAAGCCGGGCAGCAGAAAAAAGACAAAGAACAATTGAGCAAGGAAGATGCGGCGCGCCTGCTCGAAGCGTTGAAGAATCAGGAAAAAGAGGCACAAAAGCAACGCCAGATGAAAATGCAGGGCCGCGTGCGGGTTGAAAAAGATTGGTAG
- a CDS encoding tetratricopeptide repeat protein, translated as MKGFWVAGCWLLVAGFALADEAASLFNQANKFYEAGDYQQAAAAYEKIIATGKSNWQVYYNLGNAYYKQKNYGKAILNYERAQRLNRDNEDIDFNLDLANLTVTDRITAMPRSLAVIWLDKAIHFFTLEMAATLMAIFWVLSFAGGIIWMLARRQWGRRWGRRLVWGAGSFWLIVALVFAILVYEQATVHEAIVLAPRVVVRSSPADNATEIFILHEGVKVRLQERSGDWQRIKLADGKVGWLEARTIEKI; from the coding sequence ATGAAAGGTTTTTGGGTTGCTGGTTGCTGGTTGCTGGTTGCCGGTTTTGCTTTAGCGGATGAGGCGGCTAGTTTATTTAATCAGGCAAACAAGTTTTACGAAGCCGGCGATTATCAACAAGCTGCCGCCGCTTATGAAAAAATTATTGCAACGGGAAAATCAAATTGGCAGGTTTATTACAACCTCGGCAACGCCTACTACAAACAAAAGAACTACGGCAAGGCGATTTTAAACTATGAACGCGCGCAGCGCCTGAATCGCGACAACGAAGACATCGATTTCAATCTCGATCTCGCCAATTTGACGGTTACCGACCGCATCACCGCCATGCCACGTTCGCTCGCGGTGATTTGGCTGGACAAGGCGATTCATTTTTTCACATTAGAAATGGCGGCAACCTTGATGGCGATTTTCTGGGTGTTGTCATTTGCCGGCGGCATCATCTGGATGCTGGCGCGGCGGCAATGGGGACGACGCTGGGGGCGGCGATTGGTTTGGGGCGCGGGTTCTTTCTGGCTGATTGTTGCGCTGGTTTTCGCGATTTTGGTTTACGAACAGGCAACTGTGCATGAAGCCATCGTGCTCGCACCGCGCGTCGTGGTACGCAGCTCTCCCGCCGATAACGCCACCGAAATATTCATTTTGCACGAAGGGGTGAAAGTTCGGCTGCAAGAAAGAAGCGGCGACTGGCAGCGCATCAAACTCGCCGACGGCAAGGTGGGTTGGCTGGAAGCCAGGACGATTGAGAAAATTTAA
- a CDS encoding VWA domain-containing protein, with protein MIRFANNFSLYLLTLIPLLIVFFYFVFRWKRQAMQRFGSLLLLQQLTPTLSRKRQIWKIALLLAATLFMILALARPQLGTKLEEVKREGVDIMVAIDVSESMNAQDIKPSRIAKARHEVATLMEKLEGDRIGIIAFAGEAFVQCPLTLDYGAAKIFLEVLEPGLIPTPGTNLVAAIESAIQSFEAAERKHKVMVLISDGEDTGGDDVMKMAETAEREGVVIYTVGIGSPQGVPIPVMDERGNQIGFKKNRNDEVVITKLDELTLEKIALQTGGKYYRASPGQAELDRIYEAIAGMDKKELASLKFSQYEERFQYVLGVALFLLILEMLLAERRKVKSQSHYRFMAETTKQVL; from the coding sequence ATGATTCGATTCGCCAATAATTTTTCGCTTTATCTTTTAACGCTGATTCCGCTGCTGATCGTTTTTTTCTATTTCGTTTTTCGCTGGAAGCGGCAGGCGATGCAGCGCTTCGGCAGTTTGCTGTTGTTGCAGCAGTTGACGCCGACGCTGAGCCGCAAGCGGCAGATTTGGAAAATTGCCTTGTTGCTGGCGGCTACGCTGTTCATGATTCTGGCGTTGGCGCGGCCGCAGCTTGGCACGAAATTGGAAGAAGTCAAGCGCGAAGGTGTGGACATCATGGTCGCCATCGACGTGTCGGAATCCATGAACGCGCAGGATATCAAGCCGAGCCGCATCGCCAAAGCCCGCCACGAGGTGGCGACACTGATGGAAAAATTGGAAGGCGACCGCATCGGCATCATCGCCTTTGCCGGCGAGGCGTTTGTGCAATGCCCGTTGACGCTCGATTACGGCGCGGCAAAAATTTTTCTCGAGGTGCTGGAGCCGGGCTTGATTCCGACGCCGGGGACGAATTTGGTTGCGGCCATCGAATCAGCGATACAAAGCTTCGAGGCCGCCGAGCGCAAGCACAAAGTGATGGTGCTGATCAGCGATGGCGAAGATACCGGCGGCGATGACGTGATGAAAATGGCGGAAACCGCCGAGCGTGAGGGCGTCGTGATTTACACGGTCGGCATCGGCTCGCCGCAGGGCGTGCCGATCCCAGTGATGGACGAACGCGGCAATCAAATCGGATTCAAAAAAAATCGCAACGACGAGGTGGTGATCACCAAGTTGGATGAGCTGACACTCGAAAAAATCGCGTTGCAAACCGGCGGCAAATATTACCGCGCTTCGCCCGGCCAGGCCGAGCTGGATCGGATCTATGAAGCGATTGCCGGCATGGACAAGAAAGAGCTCGCCTCGCTGAAGTTTTCGCAATATGAAGAACGCTTTCAGTACGTGCTGGGAGTTGCCTTATTTTTGCTGATTCTGGAAATGCTGCTGGCGGAACGGCGAAAAGTCAAGTCACAATCGCACTATAGGTTCATGGCTGAAACAACGAAGCAAGTCCTATGA
- a CDS encoding DUF58 domain-containing protein, producing MIPKEILKKVRRLEIQTRALVNDVFSGEYHSVFKGRGMEFAEVREYIYGDDIRNLDWNVTARTGHPYIKVFDEERELTVMLLVDASSSGEFGTHEQMKGDIAAEICALLAFSAIKNNDKVGLIIFTDRIEKFVPPKKGRKHVYRVLREILYHKPEGRGTDIASALEYLNRVTTRRAVVFLVSDFLSEGYEKALRIASKRHDLVAIPITDPRETEIPNVGLVELEDAETGEIYFLDTTNAANRKKFAQEAAQRGLLREKTLRAMKVDPVDIRTDQPYIDPLVKFFRMRAKRFR from the coding sequence ATGATCCCCAAAGAAATCCTCAAAAAAGTCCGCCGTCTCGAAATTCAAACCCGCGCGTTGGTCAACGACGTGTTCAGCGGCGAGTATCATTCGGTTTTCAAAGGCCGGGGCATGGAGTTCGCCGAGGTGCGGGAATACATTTACGGCGACGACATTCGCAATCTCGACTGGAATGTCACGGCGCGGACGGGCCATCCTTACATCAAGGTCTTCGATGAGGAACGCGAGCTGACCGTCATGCTGCTCGTCGATGCCAGTTCTTCCGGCGAGTTCGGCACGCACGAGCAGATGAAGGGTGACATTGCGGCGGAAATCTGCGCACTGCTGGCGTTTTCGGCGATCAAAAACAACGACAAGGTCGGCTTGATTATTTTCACGGATCGCATTGAAAAATTTGTTCCGCCCAAGAAAGGCCGCAAGCACGTTTACCGCGTTTTGCGCGAGATTCTTTATCATAAGCCCGAAGGCCGCGGCACGGACATCGCTTCGGCGCTGGAGTATTTGAACCGCGTCACCACACGACGCGCGGTGGTGTTTCTCGTGTCCGATTTTCTTTCGGAGGGCTATGAAAAAGCCCTGCGCATCGCCAGCAAGCGCCACGATCTGGTGGCGATTCCGATCACCGACCCGCGCGAAACGGAAATTCCCAACGTCGGCTTGGTGGAATTGGAGGATGCGGAAACCGGCGAGATTTATTTTTTGGACACCACGAACGCGGCCAACCGCAAAAAGTTCGCGCAAGAGGCGGCGCAACGCGGCCTGCTGCGCGAAAAAACCTTGCGGGCCATGAAAGTCGATCCGGTTGACATTCGCACCGATCAGCCGTATATCGATCCATTGGTCAAATTTTTTCGGATGCGGGCGAAAAGGTTCCGGTAA
- a CDS encoding VWA domain-containing protein, whose translation MPNFADPQFLFLLLLLPLLGWRHWKRHQRLGGTIRYSNLALLKNLPKPSNYFSKHLLFGLRLLALTLIIIALARPQSGHTEEEVTTEGIDIVLSLDISGSMLAEDFKPRNRVEAAKLVAEQFISGRRNDRIGMVVFSARSFTQCPLTLDYGVLINFLKKVEVGMIKEDGTAIGLGIATAVDRLRNSKAKSKVIILLTDGRNNAGEIDPLTAARVAQAFDVRIYTIGVGTRGEALYPVQDPFFGKRYVRMPADIDEELLTQIADLTDGQYFRATDRQSLEKIFAEIDQLEKTKIEVKQFTRYRELFVGWLAAAMGLIFVEIILSNTKFRKIP comes from the coding sequence ATGCCAAATTTTGCCGATCCGCAATTTTTGTTTTTGCTGTTGCTTTTGCCGCTGTTGGGTTGGCGCCATTGGAAGCGCCATCAGCGCCTCGGCGGCACGATTCGTTATTCCAATTTGGCATTGTTAAAAAATTTGCCAAAGCCGTCCAATTATTTTTCCAAGCATCTTCTTTTCGGCTTGCGGCTGCTGGCGCTGACACTGATCATTATCGCCTTGGCAAGGCCACAAAGCGGGCACACCGAAGAGGAAGTCACGACCGAGGGCATCGACATCGTGCTGTCGCTCGATATTTCCGGCAGCATGCTGGCGGAGGATTTCAAGCCCAGGAATCGCGTTGAAGCGGCGAAATTGGTGGCTGAACAATTCATCTCCGGCCGCCGCAACGACCGCATCGGCATGGTGGTGTTTTCGGCGCGCAGCTTTACGCAATGCCCGCTCACGCTCGACTATGGCGTTTTGATCAATTTTCTCAAAAAAGTCGAAGTCGGGATGATCAAGGAAGACGGCACGGCCATCGGCTTGGGCATCGCCACGGCTGTCGATCGCTTGCGCAATAGCAAAGCCAAAAGCAAGGTGATCATTTTGCTGACCGACGGCCGCAATAATGCCGGTGAAATCGATCCTTTAACCGCAGCGCGTGTCGCTCAGGCCTTCGATGTCCGCATTTACACCATCGGCGTCGGCACGCGCGGCGAAGCGTTGTATCCGGTGCAAGATCCTTTTTTCGGCAAACGCTACGTGCGCATGCCGGCCGACATTGACGAAGAGTTGCTGACGCAAATTGCCGATCTGACCGACGGCCAGTATTTTCGCGCCACCGACCGGCAAAGCCTGGAAAAAATTTTTGCCGAAATCGACCAGCTCGAAAAGACGAAGATCGAGGTCAAGCAATTCACCCGCTATCGCGAGTTGTTTGTCGGCTGGCTGGCGGCGGCGATGGGATTGATTTTTGTTGAAATTATTTTATCCAATACGAAGTTTCGAAAAATACCGTAA
- the accD gene encoding acetyl-CoA carboxylase, carboxyltransferase subunit beta, protein MAWFKRERSGLLPQKKKDMPHLWVKCDKCGEILYKSDLEKNCQVCMKCGYHFRIGAADYIKYLLDEESFQETHRNITPVDALKFRAHKKYADQLKEATKKSGNSDAIITGAGKLCGRPVILAVMDFSFIGGSMGSVVGEKIALTTDDALHQRCPLIIISASGGARMMEGALSLMQMAKTSARLARFADAGLPFISILTHPTTGGVTASYAMLGDVNIAEPGALIGFAGPRVIKQTIGEDLPEGFQTAEFLLKHGFIDAIFPRTEMRRQLINLLDIFMPAAPRSSKAGMADGHQSNALKPLQNSSNSLL, encoded by the coding sequence ATGGCCTGGTTTAAACGCGAGCGCAGCGGTTTGCTGCCGCAAAAGAAAAAAGACATGCCCCACCTGTGGGTGAAGTGCGACAAATGCGGAGAGATTCTTTACAAGTCCGATTTGGAAAAGAACTGCCAAGTTTGCATGAAATGCGGCTATCATTTTCGAATCGGCGCGGCCGATTACATCAAATATTTGCTGGATGAAGAGAGCTTTCAAGAAACCCATCGAAATATCACGCCGGTGGACGCGCTCAAATTTCGCGCGCATAAAAAATACGCCGATCAACTGAAAGAAGCGACAAAAAAGAGCGGAAATTCCGACGCCATCATCACCGGCGCCGGCAAACTCTGCGGACGGCCGGTGATCCTGGCGGTGATGGACTTCAGCTTCATCGGCGGCAGCATGGGTTCGGTGGTCGGCGAAAAAATCGCGCTGACCACCGACGATGCGTTGCACCAGCGCTGCCCGCTCATCATCATCAGCGCCTCCGGCGGCGCGCGCATGATGGAAGGCGCGCTGTCATTAATGCAAATGGCCAAAACTTCGGCGCGACTGGCACGGTTTGCAGACGCCGGCCTGCCGTTTATCTCGATCCTCACCCATCCGACTACCGGTGGGGTCACGGCCAGCTATGCCATGCTGGGCGACGTCAACATCGCCGAACCCGGGGCGTTGATCGGTTTTGCCGGCCCGCGGGTCATCAAGCAAACCATCGGCGAAGACTTGCCGGAGGGTTTTCAAACCGCCGAGTTTTTGCTCAAGCACGGCTTCATTGATGCAATTTTTCCGCGAACGGAAATGCGGCGGCAACTGATCAATCTTCTCGATATTTTCATGCCTGCGGCGCCGAGGAGCTCGAAAGCCGGTATGGCTGACGGCCATCAAAGCAATGCATTAAAACCACTCCAGAATAGTTCAAACAGCCTCTTATGA
- the surE gene encoding 5'/3'-nucleotidase SurE → MSKSSQEISKPHILLTNDDGIFAPGLYALYESLSTIAEVSVVAPDSEKSAVGHAITITDPLRVTPFEKFGKFFGHAVNGTPADCVKLAYFALLERKPDLVVSGINYGSNTGINIIYSGTVSAATEGTILGIPSFAISLTTFKNADFTYAAKFAAKLVPLMLKNSLPRGTFLNVNVPNVPESQIRGVAVTRMGMAIYDDKYDKRLDPRNRVYYWLTGSKLEFEEDEEVDDGAIEKNMVSITPIHYDLTNHRVLDEVRRWEIEK, encoded by the coding sequence ATGAGCAAATCGTCTCAGGAAATTTCCAAGCCGCATATTTTATTGACCAACGACGATGGTATTTTTGCGCCCGGGCTTTACGCGCTGTATGAAAGCTTGAGCACCATTGCCGAGGTTTCAGTGGTGGCTCCCGATAGCGAGAAAAGCGCGGTCGGCCATGCGATCACCATCACCGATCCGTTGCGCGTCACGCCGTTTGAAAAGTTCGGCAAGTTTTTCGGCCACGCGGTAAACGGCACGCCGGCGGATTGCGTCAAGCTTGCCTATTTTGCTCTGCTCGAGCGCAAACCGGACCTGGTGGTTTCCGGCATCAACTACGGCTCGAACACCGGCATCAATATCATTTACTCCGGCACGGTTTCCGCGGCCACCGAGGGTACGATTCTCGGCATTCCTTCCTTTGCAATTTCGCTGACAACTTTTAAAAACGCCGATTTCACTTACGCCGCCAAGTTTGCGGCAAAGCTGGTTCCGCTGATGTTGAAAAACAGTTTGCCGAGAGGAACGTTTTTAAACGTCAACGTGCCGAACGTGCCGGAATCGCAGATTCGCGGCGTTGCGGTGACGCGCATGGGCATGGCGATTTACGACGACAAATACGATAAACGCCTCGATCCGCGCAATCGGGTTTATTACTGGTTGACCGGCTCCAAGCTGGAATTTGAGGAAGACGAGGAAGTCGATGACGGCGCGATTGAAAAAAACATGGTTTCCATCACGCCAATTCATTATGATTTAACCAATCATCGGGTTTTGGATGAAGTGAGACGATGGGAAATCGAAAAGTAA
- a CDS encoding BatD family protein, with translation MKRKTSANLFVCFGLFSFLIFAQESPVSVESRIDKSTMTIGDTVRYTVRLTHDENVKVHWPALGANLGAFEIRDYAKPDPRKIKGRLIEEIAYTISTFDTGRFEIPPLTISYQTPPDTVWHHLQTEKLELYVASMRPSQDGDIRDIKAPLELPRDWKLILRIAAIAAGILLLAGIGFYYWRKRQGKGLLPEKKEPARPAHEIALEALRKLRESDLLATGKIKAYYSELSEIIRRYIEGRYFVPALELTSGELMQNLKTVALENGAQEMLRELLEISDLVKFAKYEPSPDEHARAFQLAESFVERTKLVMHEPTNGQITAASATSVENSAKATERA, from the coding sequence GTGAAACGAAAGACAAGCGCCAATCTTTTTGTCTGCTTTGGCCTTTTTTCTTTTTTGATTTTCGCCCAGGAGTCTCCGGTTTCCGTCGAGTCGCGCATCGACAAAAGCACGATGACGATCGGCGATACCGTGCGGTACACGGTCCGTCTCACGCACGATGAGAATGTTAAAGTGCATTGGCCGGCTTTGGGCGCGAATCTCGGTGCGTTTGAAATTCGCGATTATGCCAAACCCGATCCGCGTAAAATCAAAGGCCGCCTCATCGAAGAAATTGCTTACACCATTTCGACCTTTGACACCGGCCGCTTCGAAATTCCGCCGTTGACGATTTCGTATCAAACGCCGCCGGATACGGTTTGGCATCATTTGCAAACCGAGAAACTGGAGCTTTACGTGGCATCGATGCGGCCCAGCCAGGACGGCGACATTCGCGACATCAAAGCGCCGTTGGAGCTGCCGCGCGATTGGAAGCTGATTCTCCGCATCGCGGCGATTGCCGCCGGTATTTTGCTGCTCGCCGGCATCGGATTTTATTATTGGCGCAAGCGGCAAGGCAAGGGGCTGCTGCCGGAAAAGAAAGAACCGGCGCGGCCGGCGCACGAAATTGCGCTGGAAGCGTTGCGAAAATTGCGCGAGAGTGATTTGCTGGCAACCGGCAAAATCAAAGCGTATTACAGCGAACTCTCGGAAATCATTCGACGTTATATTGAAGGGCGTTATTTCGTGCCGGCGCTTGAATTGACCAGCGGCGAGCTGATGCAAAACTTGAAAACGGTTGCGCTCGAAAACGGCGCGCAAGAAATGCTGCGCGAGTTGTTGGAAATCAGCGATCTGGTGAAATTTGCCAAATACGAACCCTCGCCGGATGAGCATGCTCGCGCCTTTCAGCTCGCCGAATCGTTTGTGGAAAGAACCAAGCTGGTGATGCACGAGCCGACGAACGGGCAAATCACGGCGGCTTCTGCGACGAGCGTGGAAAATTCGGCGAAAGCAACGGAGAGAGCCTGA
- the rimI gene encoding ribosomal protein S18-alanine N-acetyltransferase, with the protein MEQLFFTEWGAQLRPMQAQDVDQVLAIERRNFRDPWTRRAFLAEIEAAPISQPLVVEYRSAIIGYVVPWFVADEMQIANLAVHEDFRRRGLARQIMAHLCELAQRRRCQVVHLEVKRSNTAARRLYESLGFQSTGARREYYGPDEDALLMSKKLNCNSVESMERKANGLV; encoded by the coding sequence ATGGAACAACTGTTTTTCACTGAATGGGGCGCGCAGCTTCGGCCCATGCAAGCACAAGACGTTGATCAAGTGCTGGCGATTGAGCGGCGCAATTTTCGTGACCCATGGACCAGGCGCGCGTTCCTGGCTGAGATCGAGGCGGCGCCCATTTCCCAGCCATTGGTGGTTGAGTATCGCAGTGCAATCATCGGCTACGTCGTACCGTGGTTCGTCGCCGATGAAATGCAAATTGCCAATCTCGCCGTTCACGAAGATTTCCGCCGCCGGGGTTTGGCCAGACAAATCATGGCCCATCTCTGCGAGCTGGCGCAACGACGCCGGTGTCAAGTCGTCCATCTCGAAGTCAAACGCTCGAATACGGCGGCGCGCCGGCTTTATGAAAGCCTGGGTTTTCAGTCAACTGGCGCGCGGCGTGAATATTACGGTCCTGATGAAGACGCCTTGTTGATGAGCAAAAAATTAAATTGCAATTCGGTTGAGTCTATGGAGAGGAAGGCGAATGGCCTGGTTTAA